In Diachasmimorpha longicaudata isolate KC_UGA_2023 chromosome 7, iyDiaLong2, whole genome shotgun sequence, the following proteins share a genomic window:
- the LOC135164745 gene encoding neurotrimin-like produces the protein MRTLRIAAILALVFSTHVICRPQNADATDDDYPGDANREYDDPEDPDEQDTGAGTPSGPQAILTKPQHFKASVGDTVELPCVVSNRDSDVIQWSKGSETLYFGRTATTSDPERIFLTLQNSLIIKELKEFDTSTEWTCRVLASPPLEIRHSIEVVNEPTQLNDHRSLVVWPEKKIVVNEGVNVTFGCESHSKTKPEIIWSLKGKSIHDVQGARTQNNYVFIDHATRHHAGVYQCLAEDRSASPQHEAIEVVVNYSPFIEEEHRTVHTGLGMVSEISCEVDAHPHGHLKWLKNGIIVPKIGTTHKHEPTSTGKSLHKLIIEHTHKEDLGTYVCRAVNELGEATKQVTLSGTPAKPVLNHGEDRQNQKAHMVRWRVQSFSPITEYELQYRMKGENQWIKMKPQVKDGQENNFFVENNFENLLPGVYQVTLTAKNDFGWSPQSSVHEFRKEIVADVPQNVKGAAGGSSTTRPLAALTALLLVVSTRVFTCL, from the exons TTATCTGTCGGCCGCAGAATGCGGACGCTACAGATGACGATTACCCGGGAGATGCCAATAGGGAGTACGACGATCCTGAAGATCCTGACGAGCAAGACACTGGAGCAGGGACACCCTCAGGACCTCAAGCCATTCTGACGAAACCCCAGCATTTCAAGGCCTCCGTAGGAGACACTGTCGAATTGCCATGTGTCGTCAGTAATAGAG aCAGCGACGTGATACAGTGGTCAAAAGGCAGCGAAACCCTGTACTTCGGTAGAACAGCGACGACATCAGATCCCGAGAGAATTTTCCTCACGCTGCAGAACTCTCTGATCATAAAAGAACTTAAAGAATTCGACACATCGACTGAGTGGACCTGCAGGGTTCTCGCCAGCCCTCCGTTGGAGATTCGTCACAGCATTGAAGTGGTGAACGAGCCCACCCAGCTCAACGATCACCGGTCCCTGGTGGTGTGGCCAGAAAAGAAAATCGTCGTCAATGAGGGAGTGAATGTCACGTTCGGCTGTGAGAGTCATAGCAAAACGAAACCCGAAATCATCTGGTCACTCAAG GGAAAGTCAATTCATGATGTTCAGGGCGCACGAACGCAGAACAATTATGTATTCATTGACCATGCAACGAGGCATCACGCTGGAGTATATCAATGTCTTGCGGAGGATCGATCGGCTAGTCCACAGCACGAGGCTATTGAAGTCGTCGTGAATT ATTCACCGTTCATTGAAGAGGAGCACCGAACCGTCCATACGGGTCTTGGCATGGTGTCCGAAATAAGTTGTGAAGTTGATGCTCATCCCCATGGCCATCTCAAGTGGTTGAAGAACGGAATTATTGTGCCCAAGATCGGAACAACACACAAGCACGAGCCAACGTCCACTGGGAAAAGCCTGCATAAACTCATCATTGAACACACCCACAAGGAGGACCTTGGCACTTACGTATGCCGAGCTGTCAACGAATTGGGCGAAGCCACCAAGCAAGTCACTCTCAGTGGTACTCCAGCCAAGCCTGTACTGAATCACGGGGAAGATCGCCAGAACCAGAAGGCCCACATGGTCAGGTGGCGCGTGCAAAGTTTCTCACCCATTACTGAATACGAG ctCCAATACCGAATGAAGGGTGAAAATCAGTGGATCAAGATGAAACCCCAGGTGAAAGACGGACAGGAGAACAATTTcttcgttgaaaataatttcgagAACCTCCTGCCAGGTGTCTACCAAGTGACCCTCACCGCTAAGAACGATTTTGGCTGGTCACCGCAGTCATCTGTGCACGAATTCAGGAAAG AAATCGTGGCGGATGTACCTCAGAACG TGAAAGGTGCAGCAGGAGGTTCCTCGACGACACGGCCGCTCGCGGCACTAACAGCTCTCCTCCTAGTCGTTTCAACTCGTGTATTTACGTGTCTTTAA
- the LOC135164746 gene encoding endoplasmic reticulum-Golgi intermediate compartment protein 2 produces MLRRRNVNLKTVTQLDAFPKVPESYTNKSAVGGTFSFITFCIICYLIISETRYFLDARLWFKFEPDTEIDAKLKINVDITVAMTCGKIGADVLDSTNENLLEFEPLSEEDTWWDLSTNQRSHFDSLKHMNSYLREEYHAIHELLWKSHQVAFMGEMPKRSTEPSHPPDACRIYGSINVNKVAGNFHITAGKSLSLPRGHVHISAFMTSQDYNFTHRINKFSFGDESPGIVQPLDGDEKIADENMMLYQYFIEVVPTDIQTLLRTTKTYQYSVKDYARPIDHHKGSHGVPGIFFKYDTSALKIKVTQERDSVIQFLVKLCAVVGGIFVTSGLINSIVQTCYYVISCKFFRNNEVKDERKIVHNSIINDKAITPLNLVNVAAPETIDVTLKPQ; encoded by the exons atgcTGAGGAGGAGGAATGTCAATTTGAAAACAGTCACCCAGCTGGACGCTTTTCCAAAGGTGCCTGAGAGCTATACAAATAAATCGGCTGTTGGTGGAACCT tttcatTCATAACATTCTGCATAATATGTTATCTGATAATCTCTGAGACTCGTTACTTCCTGGACGCGAGGCTGTGGTTCAAATTCGAGCCGGACACTGAAATCGACGCTAAACTAAAAATAAACGTCGACATAACAGTAGCAATGACCTGCGGTAAAATAGGAGCTGATGTCCTGGACTCCACGAATGAAAACCTCCTGGAATTCGAGCCCCTCTCCGAGGAGGACACCTGGTGGGACTTGTCAACCAATCAGAGATCCCACTTTGATTCTCTCAAACACATGAACTCGTACCTGAGAGAGGAGTACCACGCGATCCACGAACTACTGTGGAAATCCCATCAAGTTGCATTCATGGGCGAGATGCCGAAACG GAGTACGGAGCCTAGTCATCCACCGGATGCTTGTCGCATTTATGGCAGCATAAATGTCAATAAAGTTGCTGGGAATTTTCATATTACCGCTGGCAAGTCTCTCTCACTGCCGCGGGGTCATGTGCATATTTCTGCATTTATGACTAGTCAGGATTATAACTTCACACATCGAATTAATAAGTTTTCGTTTGGAGATGAAAGCCCTGGGATTGTACAGCCCCTCgatggagatgaaaaaattgctgatGAAA ATATGATGTTATATCAATACTTCATAGAAGTCGTTCCCACCGACATCCAGACATTATTAAGAACCACTAAAACCTACCAATACAGTGTGAAGGACTACGCACGACCAATAGACCACCACAAAGGCTCCCACGGAGTACCAggaattttcttcaaatacGACACAAgtgcattaaaaattaaagttaCCCAAGAGCGTGACTCTGTGATTCAATTTCTCGTAAAGCTCTGTGCTGTTGTTGGGGGAATATTCGTGACCAGTGGATTGATCAATAGTATTGTTCAGACGTGTTATTACGTCATTTCTtgtaaatttttcagaaataatGAGGTCAAggacgagagaaaaattgtgcaCAACTCGATTATCAATGATAAAGCAATAACACCACTCAATCTTGTGAATGTTGCTGCTCCTGAGACCATTGATGTTACGTTGAAGCCTCAATAA